Proteins encoded in a region of the Corallococcus caeni genome:
- a CDS encoding DUF5682 family protein — translation MDFALLSRVRHFPVRHHSPRTTAVLLKWLERVKPEVVLVEGPCDATALVDVLCDAQTRPPVAILGYRTDGTPSSSLWPFAAYSPEYQALKWARANGARAEFIDIPVGVSLAVDRQVPGLGLEAEATGPDAAALEEEPVVPVTEAFARSHGYRSFEEFWEASFEAPDWSPEQFQPLLIAWAEVLNAGPRLAYHGQRDAFMARKVLEVVAGGVAPEKVAVVAGAAHIAAFLAKSVDPAEEAKLPQAGPCAVTVIPYSFPRLSEQLGYGAGNRAPHFYQKAHEANCDFRRATLEVLLDFAAHLRMRGFSASLSDVLEAYRLAVTLSDLREKSAPGLDELREATVATLCRGDATHVDGFLWKSVIGHEVGQVASRIGQNSLQAEFWREVGERRLPRTDSPETFTLRLNNPVEVGSSVFLHRLRVAGIPYATLSGTGSSRKQGGEAEAGGYAALTRVREAWQAQWTPSTDVALVEKIVLGDSLEAVTTRVLQERLTQAKTTAQAADVLLESVITGCSQTVAQALKVCDAHAATDADLPSLASAARALSGLMAYGTSRAHSDVGDEAVAALGEKTFGRALLRVRDASACAPEAVLPVLDALRTLHEVALSQPRADKEGWFVEARGLMASHAVHPATSGLATGLLYLARELPEADVALEVGRRLSAAVEPADAAAYLEGFLQVNALVLVKSRDVVKALDDFLVSVEPERFRQTLPVLRRALGALGATERRYLMENVMGVRQLKDKGRAVKAVLEEKDKATLKDLSADLGKALDDLDDLL, via the coding sequence ATGGACTTCGCCCTGCTGTCCCGGGTGCGGCACTTCCCGGTCCGTCACCACTCGCCGCGCACCACCGCCGTGCTCCTGAAGTGGCTGGAGCGGGTGAAGCCGGAGGTGGTCCTCGTGGAGGGCCCCTGCGACGCCACCGCGCTGGTGGACGTGCTGTGCGACGCGCAGACCCGGCCGCCCGTGGCCATCCTGGGCTACCGCACGGATGGCACCCCGTCCTCCTCGCTGTGGCCCTTCGCGGCGTACTCGCCGGAGTACCAGGCGCTGAAGTGGGCCCGGGCGAACGGCGCACGGGCGGAGTTCATCGATATCCCGGTGGGCGTCAGCCTCGCGGTGGACCGCCAGGTGCCCGGCCTGGGCCTGGAGGCGGAGGCCACGGGGCCGGATGCGGCCGCGCTGGAGGAGGAGCCGGTGGTGCCGGTGACGGAGGCGTTCGCGCGCTCGCACGGCTACCGCTCCTTCGAGGAGTTCTGGGAGGCGTCCTTCGAGGCGCCGGACTGGAGCCCGGAGCAGTTCCAGCCGCTGCTCATCGCCTGGGCGGAGGTCCTCAACGCGGGGCCCCGGCTGGCCTATCACGGCCAGCGCGACGCCTTCATGGCGCGCAAGGTGCTGGAGGTGGTGGCGGGAGGCGTGGCGCCGGAGAAGGTGGCGGTGGTGGCGGGCGCGGCCCACATCGCGGCCTTCCTGGCGAAGAGCGTGGACCCGGCGGAGGAGGCGAAGCTGCCGCAGGCCGGGCCATGCGCGGTGACGGTGATTCCGTACAGCTTCCCGCGCCTGTCGGAGCAGCTGGGGTACGGCGCGGGCAACCGGGCGCCGCACTTCTACCAGAAGGCCCACGAGGCGAACTGCGACTTCCGGCGGGCCACGCTGGAGGTGCTGCTGGACTTCGCGGCGCACCTGCGGATGCGCGGCTTCTCCGCGTCGCTGTCGGACGTGCTGGAGGCGTACCGGCTGGCGGTGACGCTGTCGGATCTGCGCGAGAAGAGCGCCCCGGGCCTGGATGAGCTGCGCGAGGCCACGGTCGCCACGCTGTGCCGGGGCGACGCGACGCACGTGGACGGCTTCCTGTGGAAGAGCGTCATCGGCCATGAAGTGGGGCAGGTGGCGAGCCGCATCGGGCAGAACTCGCTCCAGGCGGAGTTCTGGCGCGAGGTGGGCGAGCGGCGGCTGCCGCGCACGGACAGCCCGGAGACGTTCACGCTGCGGCTCAACAACCCGGTGGAGGTGGGCTCCTCCGTGTTCCTCCACCGGCTGCGCGTGGCGGGCATCCCGTACGCCACGCTGTCCGGCACGGGCTCGTCGCGCAAGCAGGGTGGGGAGGCGGAGGCCGGCGGCTACGCGGCGCTCACCCGCGTGCGCGAGGCGTGGCAGGCGCAGTGGACGCCGTCCACGGACGTGGCGCTGGTGGAGAAGATTGTCCTGGGTGACTCGCTGGAGGCCGTGACGACGCGCGTGCTCCAGGAGCGGCTGACCCAGGCGAAGACGACGGCCCAGGCGGCGGACGTGTTGCTGGAGTCCGTCATCACCGGCTGCTCCCAGACGGTGGCCCAGGCGCTCAAGGTCTGTGACGCGCACGCGGCCACGGACGCGGACCTGCCGTCGCTCGCGTCCGCGGCGCGGGCGCTGTCGGGGCTGATGGCCTACGGCACCTCGCGCGCGCACTCGGACGTGGGCGACGAGGCGGTGGCGGCGCTGGGGGAGAAGACCTTCGGCCGGGCGCTGCTGCGCGTGCGCGACGCCAGCGCCTGCGCTCCGGAGGCGGTGCTCCCGGTGCTGGACGCGCTGCGCACGCTGCACGAGGTGGCGCTGTCCCAGCCGCGCGCGGACAAGGAGGGCTGGTTCGTGGAGGCGCGCGGGTTGATGGCGAGCCACGCGGTGCACCCCGCGACGTCGGGGCTGGCCACGGGCCTGTTGTACCTGGCGCGCGAGCTGCCGGAGGCGGACGTGGCGCTGGAGGTGGGCCGGCGGCTGTCGGCGGCGGTGGAGCCGGCGGACGCGGCGGCGTACCTGGAGGGCTTCCTCCAGGTGAACGCGCTGGTGCTGGTGAAGAGCCGCGACGTGGTGAAGGCGCTGGACGACTTCCTCGTCAGCGTGGAGCCCGAGCGCTTCCGGCAGACGCTGCCGGTGCTGCGCCGGGCGCTGGGCGCGCTGGGGGCCACGGAGCGCCGCTACCTGATGGAGAACGTGATGGGCGTGCGCCAGCTGAAGGACAAGGGGCGCGCGGTGAAGGCGGTGCTGGAGGAGAAGGACAAGGCGACGCTGAAGGACCTGAGCGCGGACCTGGGCAAGGCGCTCGACGACCTGGATGACCTGCTATGA
- a CDS encoding ATP-binding protein, whose translation MDSVQLMPDIRLPAEAKYKNELDALAAHDDKPRPPGWALSPRAVETYILGSPKPVGGVAITPKYVGDKGLIQVCIATLASDRALMLVGEPGTAKSWLSEHLSAAISGTSALVVQGTAGTSEDHIKYSWNYALLLAQGPTPEALVPSPILRAMRSGKFARFEEVTRTSPEIQDSLISILSEKQVSVPELGEVTSAQRGFNLIATANTRDRGVNEMSAALKRRFNFVTVPVVEDLEQEIQIVTKREAELRTDYQVGVPPPEELSRVLLTLFHELRKGVTKDGKTKVRTPGAVLSTAEAISVLFNSSILAQQFGSGTVTSQELAASLVGAVVKEQEDDVKALREYMETVAKTRSGPWKELYTASKKLLRG comes from the coding sequence GTGGATAGCGTGCAGCTCATGCCGGACATCCGCCTGCCTGCCGAAGCGAAGTACAAGAACGAGCTGGACGCCCTCGCCGCGCATGACGACAAGCCCCGCCCACCGGGTTGGGCGCTGTCGCCTCGCGCGGTGGAGACGTACATCCTGGGCAGCCCCAAGCCCGTGGGCGGCGTGGCCATCACGCCCAAGTACGTGGGCGACAAGGGGCTCATCCAGGTGTGCATCGCGACGCTCGCGTCGGACCGCGCGCTGATGCTCGTGGGCGAGCCGGGTACCGCGAAGAGCTGGCTGTCGGAGCACCTGTCCGCGGCCATCAGCGGCACGTCCGCGCTCGTCGTCCAGGGCACGGCGGGGACCAGCGAGGACCACATCAAGTACTCGTGGAACTACGCGCTCTTGCTCGCGCAGGGCCCCACGCCGGAGGCGCTGGTGCCGTCGCCCATCCTGCGCGCCATGCGCTCGGGCAAGTTCGCCCGCTTTGAAGAGGTGACGCGCACGTCGCCGGAGATTCAAGACTCGCTCATCTCCATCCTGTCGGAGAAGCAGGTGTCGGTGCCGGAGCTGGGGGAGGTGACGAGCGCGCAGCGCGGCTTCAACCTCATCGCCACCGCGAACACGCGCGACCGCGGCGTCAACGAGATGAGCGCCGCGCTCAAGCGCCGCTTCAACTTCGTCACCGTGCCGGTGGTGGAGGACCTGGAGCAGGAGATTCAAATCGTCACCAAGCGCGAGGCGGAGCTGCGCACGGACTACCAGGTGGGCGTACCGCCGCCGGAGGAGCTGTCGCGCGTGCTGCTGACGCTCTTCCACGAGCTGCGCAAGGGCGTGACGAAGGACGGCAAGACGAAGGTGCGCACGCCCGGGGCGGTGCTGTCCACGGCGGAGGCCATCAGCGTGCTGTTCAACAGCTCCATCCTCGCGCAGCAGTTCGGCTCCGGGACGGTGACGTCGCAGGAGCTGGCGGCGTCGCTGGTGGGCGCGGTGGTGAAGGAGCAGGAGGACGACGTGAAGGCGCTGCGCGAGTACATGGAGACGGTGGCCAAGACACGTTCGGGCCCGTGGAAGGAGCTGTACACCGCGAGCAAGAAGCTCCTGAGGGGCTGA
- a CDS encoding VOC family protein, with translation MRVTASAVSLNVDDVEASASFLKRHFGFTEAMAADGFVSLSRPDVGFNVIYLRTGLKTLKPESLKARRADGLIVAFVVDDIDAEYARIQAEGVNILTPIETEAWGERYFQVADANGVIVQLVQWMHAPGTTA, from the coding sequence ATGCGAGTCACCGCTTCCGCCGTGTCCCTGAACGTCGATGACGTGGAGGCCTCCGCGTCCTTCCTGAAGCGCCACTTCGGCTTCACGGAGGCGATGGCCGCGGATGGCTTCGTGTCGCTGAGCCGGCCCGACGTGGGCTTCAACGTCATCTACCTGCGCACGGGCCTGAAGACGCTCAAGCCGGAGTCGCTCAAGGCGCGCCGGGCGGACGGGCTCATCGTCGCGTTCGTCGTGGACGACATCGACGCGGAGTACGCGCGCATCCAGGCGGAGGGCGTGAACATCCTGACGCCCATCGAGACGGAGGCCTGGGGCGAGCGCTACTTCCAGGTCGCCGACGCGAACGGCGTCATCGTCCAGCTCGTGCAGTGGATGCACGCGCCGGGCACCACGGCCTGA
- a CDS encoding TetR/AcrR family transcriptional regulator C-terminal domain-containing protein gives MASHRSSMGDPTRTLELLWRESLPAKGQRGPKQTLTVTAVVEAAVALADAEGLDAVTMRALAGRLGIAPMALYTYVPGRAELIDVMLDTLYAGMARRKPKARNWRSRLEAVAHDNRALFTEHPWLADVSTTRPPLGPGQLAKYEYELQALEGVGLDDVAQDAALTFVLGFVESSARAASDQRAARLESRMSDGDWWEANAPLLTRMFDAERYPTASRVGSAAGAAHGAAYDPDHAYAFGLERILDGLAALIERPRAARPPARKTPRKRGG, from the coding sequence ATGGCATCGCATCGCAGCAGCATGGGAGACCCCACCCGGACGCTGGAGCTGTTGTGGCGGGAGTCCCTGCCCGCGAAGGGCCAGCGCGGTCCGAAGCAGACGCTCACCGTCACCGCCGTAGTCGAGGCGGCGGTGGCGCTGGCGGACGCGGAGGGGCTGGACGCGGTGACGATGCGGGCGCTGGCGGGGAGGCTGGGCATCGCGCCCATGGCGCTCTACACCTATGTGCCGGGGCGGGCGGAGCTCATCGACGTGATGCTCGACACCCTCTACGCGGGCATGGCCCGGCGCAAGCCGAAGGCCCGGAACTGGCGCTCGCGGCTGGAGGCCGTGGCGCATGACAACCGCGCCCTGTTCACCGAGCACCCATGGCTCGCGGATGTGTCCACCACGCGCCCGCCCCTCGGCCCGGGCCAGTTGGCCAAGTACGAGTACGAGCTCCAGGCGCTCGAAGGCGTGGGCCTGGACGACGTGGCGCAGGACGCCGCGTTGACGTTCGTGCTGGGCTTCGTGGAGTCCTCCGCGCGGGCGGCCTCGGACCAGCGCGCCGCGCGGCTGGAGTCACGGATGAGTGACGGGGACTGGTGGGAGGCGAACGCGCCCCTGCTCACGCGCATGTTCGATGCGGAGCGCTACCCCACCGCGTCCCGGGTGGGCTCCGCGGCGGGCGCGGCCCATGGCGCCGCGTACGACCCGGACCATGCCTATGCCTTCGGCCTGGAGCGCATCCTGGACGGGCTGGCCGCGCTCATTGAACGGCCGCGCGCTGCTCGCCCCCCGGCCCGGAAGACGCCCCGGAAGCGCGGCGGCTAG
- a CDS encoding ferritin-like domain-containing protein translates to MNIHRLRRLFSRALHASLATPLVLAGCGTEGSTDLTGYSKVACTDQGLAVSDLTLAPAPDFVQLRYITTNGPGQVFTPFAASSSGQACATATDVPACETALENATVNAGFHHVCLDICSDAFLVTTRGDEVKTHATLAELQQVLGTVDTEQEAVLKTFAAGYSVSCSELKSGAVKKNDDGSFSVIGTKGYACGPGTELTQHVVKVTASGEVQEQEKRVLEKGNPNCNIGRRPVGLQVAEACQDPEALGRYFADAAHLEAASVHAFLRLRDELELHGADVGLQDAARRSAMEEVQHARVTDQLARRFGGTPQRPVVAELPPRSLMDVALENAVEGCVRETYGALLAHHQALHARDLEVREAMVRIAEDETRHAALSWDIDQWARPRLSAQERETLREAQKRAVALLREEVAVPLDASIITEAGMPTPEAALALLDTLEQDLWA, encoded by the coding sequence GTGAACATCCACCGACTGCGCCGTCTCTTCTCGCGGGCCCTGCACGCCTCGCTCGCCACGCCCCTGGTGCTGGCGGGCTGTGGCACGGAAGGGAGCACGGACCTGACGGGCTATTCGAAGGTTGCGTGCACGGACCAGGGCCTCGCCGTCAGTGACCTGACGCTGGCGCCGGCACCGGACTTCGTGCAGCTCCGCTACATCACCACGAACGGACCGGGCCAGGTTTTCACGCCCTTCGCGGCGTCGTCCTCCGGCCAGGCTTGCGCTACGGCCACCGACGTTCCCGCGTGCGAAACCGCGCTGGAGAACGCGACCGTGAACGCCGGCTTCCACCACGTCTGCCTGGACATCTGCTCCGACGCCTTCCTGGTGACGACGCGGGGTGACGAGGTGAAGACCCACGCGACGCTGGCGGAGCTCCAGCAGGTGCTGGGCACGGTCGACACCGAGCAGGAGGCGGTGCTCAAGACCTTCGCCGCGGGCTACAGCGTGAGCTGCTCCGAGCTGAAGAGCGGCGCGGTGAAGAAGAACGACGACGGCAGCTTCAGCGTCATCGGCACGAAGGGTTACGCCTGCGGGCCGGGCACGGAGCTGACGCAGCACGTGGTGAAGGTGACCGCCTCCGGCGAGGTCCAGGAGCAGGAGAAGCGCGTCCTGGAGAAGGGGAACCCCAACTGCAACATCGGCCGGCGGCCGGTGGGGCTCCAGGTCGCGGAGGCGTGCCAGGACCCGGAGGCGCTGGGGCGCTACTTCGCGGACGCGGCGCACCTGGAGGCGGCGTCGGTCCATGCGTTCCTGCGGCTGCGCGATGAACTGGAGTTGCACGGCGCGGACGTGGGCCTCCAGGACGCGGCGCGCAGGAGTGCCATGGAGGAGGTCCAGCACGCCCGGGTGACGGACCAGTTGGCGCGGCGCTTCGGCGGCACGCCCCAGCGTCCGGTGGTGGCGGAGCTGCCCCCGCGCTCGCTCATGGACGTGGCGCTGGAGAACGCGGTGGAGGGCTGCGTGCGGGAGACGTACGGCGCGCTGCTCGCGCACCACCAGGCGCTGCATGCGCGTGACCTGGAGGTGCGCGAGGCCATGGTCCGCATCGCGGAGGACGAGACGCGGCACGCGGCCCTGTCGTGGGACATCGACCAGTGGGCCCGTCCGCGCCTCTCCGCCCAGGAGCGTGAGACGTTGCGCGAGGCGCAGAAGCGCGCGGTGGCGCTCCTGAGGGAAGAGGTCGCGGTGCCGCTGGACGCGAGCATCATCACGGAGGCGGGCATGCCCACGCCCGAGGCGGCACTGGCGCTGCTGGACACGCTGGAGCAGGACCTCTGGGCGTGA
- a CDS encoding helix-turn-helix domain-containing protein yields the protein MRTLKDLTGFVEEEAAAEGPAAQAELQAQRDRFRIARELALLRKAQGLTQAQLSARAGVPQSEISKIESGKANATGLTLFRMAHAMGHAFRLEPVGRVAAPSSPRRPGAAGKGRTARKRATRSRKFEPA from the coding sequence ATGCGCACCCTCAAGGACCTGACTGGCTTCGTGGAAGAGGAGGCCGCTGCGGAAGGGCCTGCTGCTCAAGCGGAGCTGCAGGCCCAGCGCGACCGTTTCCGCATCGCTCGGGAGTTGGCCCTGTTGCGGAAGGCGCAGGGCCTGACGCAGGCGCAGCTCTCCGCGAGAGCGGGGGTGCCCCAGAGTGAGATCAGCAAGATTGAATCGGGAAAGGCGAACGCCACCGGGCTGACGCTCTTCCGCATGGCCCATGCGATGGGCCACGCATTCCGACTGGAGCCTGTCGGGCGCGTCGCGGCTCCCAGCAGCCCCCGCCGGCCTGGCGCCGCGGGGAAGGGGCGCACCGCGCGGAAGCGTGCAACCCGGTCACGCAAGTTCGAGCCCGCGTGA
- a CDS encoding C39 family peptidase codes for MNARARVLSAVLLASCIWACASSPPSASPDATPEAGSPARLWQKTAVTGDLARFSRDGTRVTAEGALELDPSTSKEGTDPFPAGGWLDGGSFYNGGTFRFGTATSEVQSVPGGFDSVVPSFDAQTPPGTWVKLTVSARIEGTWTKDYELGVWAFDTTTVARHSVEGQGDADGNVLTDTLNLKRRADALRVTVHLFSERADSSPRVRALAAAVTDTRLTPQDATSDRTGWGVVLDVPGYSQMIYPDGGEVWCSPTSTTMLLGYWSRKLGRADLEHPVPTAAAHTYDWVYKGTGNWSFNTAYAASMANGALHGLVARFDSFAPVERLIAAGIPVSISIAYEPGELPGGAARRTDGHLIVVKGFTDSGDVLVNDPAFGSNETTSATYPRAALWRAWQHSRGAAYVLWPAGTPLPEQGLVPLP; via the coding sequence GTGAACGCCCGCGCTCGCGTCCTCTCCGCCGTCCTGCTGGCCTCCTGCATCTGGGCCTGCGCCTCCTCGCCGCCGTCGGCCTCGCCGGACGCGACTCCGGAAGCAGGCTCGCCCGCGCGCCTTTGGCAGAAGACGGCCGTGACGGGCGACCTCGCGCGCTTCTCCCGCGACGGCACCCGCGTCACCGCCGAAGGCGCGCTGGAGCTGGACCCATCCACCTCCAAGGAAGGCACCGACCCGTTCCCCGCGGGCGGCTGGCTGGACGGCGGCAGCTTCTACAACGGGGGCACGTTCCGCTTCGGCACCGCCACCTCCGAGGTCCAGTCCGTCCCCGGCGGCTTCGACAGCGTGGTGCCGTCCTTCGACGCGCAGACGCCTCCGGGCACCTGGGTGAAGCTCACCGTCTCCGCCCGCATCGAGGGCACCTGGACCAAGGACTACGAGCTGGGCGTCTGGGCCTTCGACACCACCACCGTCGCCCGCCACAGCGTGGAGGGCCAGGGTGACGCCGACGGCAACGTCCTCACCGACACCCTCAACCTGAAGCGCCGCGCGGACGCCCTGCGCGTCACCGTCCACCTCTTCTCCGAACGCGCGGACTCGAGCCCCCGCGTCCGGGCGCTCGCCGCCGCCGTCACCGACACGCGCCTGACGCCCCAGGACGCCACGTCGGACCGCACCGGGTGGGGCGTGGTGCTCGACGTGCCGGGCTACTCGCAGATGATCTACCCCGACGGCGGCGAGGTCTGGTGCTCCCCCACGTCCACCACCATGCTGCTCGGCTACTGGAGCCGGAAGCTGGGCCGCGCGGACCTGGAACACCCCGTGCCCACCGCCGCCGCCCACACCTACGACTGGGTCTACAAGGGCACCGGCAACTGGAGCTTCAACACCGCCTACGCCGCCAGCATGGCCAACGGCGCGCTGCACGGACTCGTCGCCCGCTTCGACTCCTTCGCCCCCGTGGAGCGCCTCATCGCCGCCGGCATCCCCGTCAGCATCAGCATCGCCTACGAACCCGGAGAGCTCCCCGGTGGCGCCGCCCGCCGCACCGACGGCCACCTCATCGTCGTGAAGGGCTTCACCGATTCCGGCGACGTCCTCGTCAACGACCCTGCTTTCGGCTCCAACGAAACCACCAGCGCCACCTACCCCCGCGCCGCGCTGTGGCGAGCCTGGCAGCACTCCCGGGGGGCCGCGTACGTGCTCTGGCCGGCCGGCACGCCCCTGCCCGAGCAGGGGCTCGTCCCCCTCCCGTAG
- a CDS encoding glutamine synthetase family protein, translating into MEQKPLRDFLEIPYDELEELNLKVKRQRIKRESADKIREERIKYLTDEKRIKAVTVCFTDLEGRLHMLDYDKKFLLKSADNLTFDGSSIRGFSAQAESDLRLNVDWSAFYWLPSDIFGPGKVLAFCEVLERDGTPYHSDMRGQLKRATEQLFQKDGTVFHAAPEIEGFLFKNRDAERHYHEEGKFEFISIGGYYHALPGDGLRAFIDKAAEAQRAMGFENEKDHPEVAPSQFEMNFSYSEALVAADQIQLYKLLCRQVAAQQGLTASFLPKPVTGVNGNGMHINMSLSKGGKNLFYDKGGQDGLSAMGWEFIDRILTNANDICLVLNSSVNSYRRLDPHYEAPNQIKASANNRGAMVRIPFGNERSARVECRSVAPDANPYMVLFTLLKTGLEGPQPQEDAETKRSRTRFLPDNIYDAVRFFKGSQFIAQTLGEQVQGKYAELKVASADRCPKQLGTRVKDAEIQFHHEVTNQYLWNLF; encoded by the coding sequence ATGGAGCAGAAGCCGCTGCGGGACTTCCTGGAGATTCCCTACGACGAGTTGGAGGAGCTCAACCTCAAGGTGAAGCGCCAGCGCATCAAGCGCGAGTCGGCGGACAAGATTCGCGAGGAGCGGATCAAGTACCTGACCGACGAGAAGCGCATCAAGGCCGTCACCGTGTGCTTCACCGACCTGGAAGGTCGGCTGCACATGCTGGACTACGACAAGAAGTTCCTCCTCAAGAGCGCGGACAACCTCACCTTCGACGGCTCCTCCATCCGCGGCTTCTCCGCGCAGGCGGAGAGCGACCTGCGCCTGAACGTGGACTGGAGCGCGTTCTACTGGCTGCCGTCGGACATCTTCGGCCCCGGCAAGGTGCTGGCGTTCTGCGAGGTCCTGGAGCGCGACGGCACGCCGTACCACTCGGACATGCGCGGCCAGCTCAAGCGCGCCACCGAGCAGCTGTTCCAGAAGGACGGCACCGTGTTCCACGCGGCGCCCGAAATCGAGGGCTTCCTCTTCAAGAACCGTGACGCCGAGCGCCACTACCACGAAGAGGGCAAGTTCGAGTTCATCTCCATCGGCGGCTACTACCACGCGCTGCCGGGCGACGGGCTGCGCGCCTTCATCGACAAGGCCGCGGAAGCGCAGCGCGCCATGGGCTTCGAGAACGAGAAGGACCACCCGGAGGTGGCGCCCTCCCAGTTCGAGATGAACTTCTCCTACAGCGAGGCGCTGGTCGCCGCCGACCAGATCCAGCTCTACAAGCTGCTCTGCCGTCAGGTCGCCGCGCAGCAGGGGCTGACGGCCAGCTTCCTGCCCAAGCCCGTCACGGGCGTGAACGGCAACGGCATGCACATCAACATGTCGCTGTCCAAGGGCGGCAAGAACCTCTTCTACGACAAGGGCGGCCAGGACGGCCTGTCGGCGATGGGCTGGGAGTTCATCGACCGCATCCTCACCAACGCGAACGACATCTGCCTGGTGCTCAACTCCAGCGTGAACTCGTACCGCCGGCTGGATCCGCACTACGAGGCGCCCAACCAGATCAAGGCCTCCGCGAACAACCGCGGCGCCATGGTGCGCATCCCGTTCGGCAACGAGCGCAGCGCGCGCGTCGAGTGCCGCTCCGTGGCGCCGGACGCGAACCCGTACATGGTCCTCTTCACGCTGCTGAAGACGGGCCTGGAGGGGCCGCAGCCGCAGGAGGACGCGGAGACCAAGCGCAGCCGCACGCGCTTCCTGCCGGACAACATCTACGACGCGGTGCGCTTCTTCAAGGGCAGCCAGTTCATCGCGCAGACGCTGGGTGAGCAGGTGCAGGGCAAGTACGCGGAGCTGAAGGTGGCCTCCGCGGACCGCTGCCCCAAGCAGCTGGGCACCCGCGTGAAGGACGCGGAGATCCAGTTCCACCACGAGGTGACGAACCAGTACCTCTGGAACCTCTTCTAG
- a CDS encoding DUF1206 domain-containing protein, whose product MATMDVMRGPGMERLSRGAKEAASHPWAKKLGRMGYAAKGAVYAIIGVLALKLAAGEGGRATDSRGAVATVAHGPFGIALLSLLTVGLVGFVVWRFAQAFADTEDKGSDAKGLAARAMYLISGVIYGSLALFAVKSVVGASQGRGKGTQGWTATLMEQPFGRVLVVLVGLGIIGFALKQFHTAWKAKFREKLTLTGPAASHQHRVERVCQFGIAARGVVFAVIGGFLVLAGVDANPGEAKGLGEALAVVARQPAGDVLLGVVAAGLVAYAAYLFLQARYRQF is encoded by the coding sequence ATGGCGACGATGGACGTGATGCGTGGGCCGGGCATGGAGCGGCTGTCGCGTGGCGCGAAGGAGGCCGCGAGCCACCCGTGGGCGAAGAAGCTGGGCCGCATGGGCTACGCGGCGAAGGGCGCGGTCTACGCCATCATCGGCGTGCTGGCGCTGAAGCTCGCGGCGGGCGAGGGCGGCCGCGCCACGGACAGCCGCGGCGCGGTGGCCACCGTCGCGCACGGGCCCTTCGGCATCGCGCTGCTGTCGCTGCTGACGGTGGGCCTCGTCGGCTTCGTCGTCTGGCGCTTCGCGCAGGCGTTCGCGGACACGGAGGACAAGGGCTCGGACGCGAAGGGGCTGGCCGCGCGCGCCATGTACCTCATCAGCGGCGTCATCTACGGCTCGCTGGCGCTGTTCGCGGTGAAGAGCGTGGTGGGCGCATCACAGGGGAGGGGCAAGGGCACGCAGGGCTGGACGGCGACGCTGATGGAGCAGCCCTTCGGCCGCGTCCTGGTGGTGCTGGTGGGCCTGGGCATCATCGGCTTCGCGCTGAAGCAGTTCCACACGGCGTGGAAGGCGAAGTTCCGGGAGAAGCTCACGCTCACGGGCCCGGCGGCGAGTCACCAGCACCGCGTGGAGCGGGTGTGCCAGTTCGGCATCGCGGCGCGCGGCGTGGTGTTCGCCGTCATCGGCGGCTTCCTGGTGCTCGCGGGCGTGGACGCCAACCCGGGTGAGGCCAAGGGCCTGGGTGAGGCCCTGGCCGTCGTCGCCCGCCAACCCGCGGGCGACGTGCTCCTGGGGGTGGTGGCGGCGGGCCTGGTGGCCTACGCCGCCTACCTGTTCCTCCAGGCGCGCTACCGCCAGTTCTAG